One segment of Streptomyces sp. NA02950 DNA contains the following:
- a CDS encoding transketolase, with the protein MTSTAVHSAYAYTDLQRLMGLMTGDEKHGPAATSTLDALWVLYDRVLHVSPEGVDDPERDRFLLSKGHGPMAYYAVLAAKGFFSESLLPGFGSYDSPLGHHPDRLLVPGAEIGSGSLGHGLPLAVGTALGLRAQGRTGPAVWVLIGDAELDEGSNHEAIAYAGAVGLERLHTLVIDNASATHGWPGGIASRFATEGWSTTTVDGRDHQALYEAYTAPHPGRPHAVVARVEAKHRVEPRS; encoded by the coding sequence ATGACCTCTACCGCAGTTCACAGCGCATACGCTTACACCGATCTTCAGCGGCTGATGGGCCTGATGACCGGCGACGAGAAGCACGGTCCGGCGGCCACCTCCACGCTGGACGCGCTCTGGGTGCTCTACGACCGGGTGCTGCACGTCTCGCCGGAGGGCGTGGATGACCCCGAGCGTGACCGGTTCCTCCTCTCCAAGGGGCACGGGCCGATGGCGTACTACGCGGTGCTCGCCGCCAAGGGGTTCTTCAGCGAGTCGCTGCTGCCGGGCTTCGGGTCCTATGACTCCCCGCTCGGGCACCATCCGGACCGGCTGCTGGTGCCCGGTGCCGAGATCGGCAGCGGGTCGCTCGGGCACGGGCTGCCGCTGGCGGTGGGGACCGCGCTCGGGCTGCGGGCGCAGGGGCGCACCGGGCCCGCGGTGTGGGTGCTCATCGGCGACGCGGAGCTGGACGAGGGCAGCAATCACGAGGCGATCGCGTACGCCGGGGCGGTCGGCCTGGAGCGGCTGCACACGCTCGTGATCGACAACGCATCCGCCACCCACGGCTGGCCCGGCGGTATCGCCTCCCGCTTCGCGACCGAGGGATGGTCCACGACCACCGTGGACGGGCGTGATCACCAGGCGCTGTACGAGGCATACACCGCACCGCACCCGGGGCGGCCGCACGCCGTCGTCGCCCGGGTGGAGGCCAAGCACCGGGTCGAGCCAAGGAGCTGA
- a CDS encoding GNAT family N-acetyltransferase has protein sequence MTERTIHLVADASSRDTRKFRVRALRWFATVQLDRDNYVDAESSRGSEPTLPADYIEAVNRARYAAIDRIRYDGYQGSFYFGNGPRWIDLCARFRDVEATVEALRAAELEHNYSGLHVLADRLALPVDEWLGPGERELIRGVDFDSPPGVFLKFLRAKATKCGLRLNGRATAGSVWVRPTLSAAQKQIREMFPEQYPGWVDRWTGYVESDDAPFRPWVGGSGEDLSRGAIPVQFQQLETASSHECPCGMRLRDTGDDDNVHRVHHVAWALGVRVSKGLDWWGDLAIVTTQSPISWRKLAHQVARMPQREYNYDFPSWSHLGEPEATTDNYRAYLLKVDECIIGYVAAHDTNEHRRWDLIDGSTCRDADATLRPRIILIWVADSYRHRGIGATLVQALATDFGCKVADVSWSTPVSAAGQRLARRLSPDGIWVS, from the coding sequence ATGACCGAGCGGACTATCCACCTTGTCGCTGATGCAAGCAGTCGGGATACCCGGAAGTTCCGAGTCCGGGCATTACGCTGGTTCGCCACCGTTCAGCTCGACCGAGATAACTACGTCGATGCCGAATCCTCACGGGGCAGCGAACCAACTTTACCTGCGGACTACATCGAGGCAGTCAACAGGGCGCGCTATGCGGCGATAGACCGCATTCGATATGACGGTTACCAAGGCTCCTTTTACTTCGGGAACGGTCCTCGCTGGATCGATTTGTGCGCTAGGTTCCGAGACGTCGAGGCTACGGTCGAAGCATTGCGCGCTGCTGAGCTCGAACACAATTACAGCGGATTACACGTACTCGCCGACCGCCTCGCATTACCCGTCGATGAATGGCTCGGTCCTGGTGAGCGAGAGCTGATCCGCGGAGTCGACTTCGATTCACCCCCCGGGGTGTTCTTGAAGTTCCTGCGAGCCAAGGCAACGAAGTGCGGTCTGCGCCTCAACGGTCGGGCGACGGCTGGCAGTGTGTGGGTTCGCCCCACACTGTCAGCGGCTCAGAAACAGATTCGTGAGATGTTCCCCGAGCAATATCCGGGGTGGGTGGACCGCTGGACTGGTTACGTCGAGTCGGATGATGCACCCTTCCGGCCTTGGGTGGGAGGTAGTGGCGAGGATCTTAGCCGCGGCGCGATACCAGTCCAATTCCAGCAGTTGGAGACCGCGAGTAGCCATGAGTGCCCCTGCGGCATGCGACTTCGGGATACGGGGGATGATGACAACGTCCACCGCGTGCATCATGTGGCTTGGGCGCTAGGCGTGCGGGTGTCGAAGGGGCTTGACTGGTGGGGTGACCTGGCAATTGTCACAACGCAGTCACCCATTTCGTGGCGGAAGTTGGCCCACCAAGTGGCGCGTATGCCGCAGAGGGAGTATAACTACGACTTCCCGTCGTGGTCCCACTTAGGTGAGCCTGAAGCGACTACGGACAACTATCGCGCATATCTGTTAAAAGTGGACGAGTGCATCATCGGCTACGTGGCCGCCCACGACACCAACGAGCACCGCCGTTGGGATCTCATCGACGGTTCCACGTGCAGGGATGCGGACGCCACCCTGCGCCCCCGAATTATCTTGATTTGGGTAGCAGATAGCTATCGACACCGTGGCATTGGTGCCACGCTCGTACAGGCACTCGCCACTGACTTTGGATGCAAGGTCGCGGATGTGTCCTGGTCGACTCCCGTAAGCGCCGCGGGCCAGCGCCTTGCTCGCCGACTCTCACCCGATGGCATCTGGGTCAGCTGA
- a CDS encoding type ISP restriction/modification enzyme produces MTQEQFGWLSEAISTFGASCKDMVNGPGDPEASIRPPMQKLLETVGSHDALDGVLWHSETPLRDVGVRPDYAVEVHGDIVGYIEVKRPGHPVDPEKFTGRNKKQWERLRDLPNVLYTNGTEWRLFRTGEQIGTPVVFEGDLASAGRSLTAREPAAFNSLLRTFLHWVPEPIRQASALVRRTAPLCRLLRAAVLEQLEFEGRYAAEGARPEELRFTGLKNDWRKLLFPTADDATFADGYAQAVTFALLLARTEDISLKGVGLHEVGRRLDAGHALMGKALQLLTDNITVSFEVSLDLLIQVIDAVDWAAIRKGRRDAYLHLYESFLEVYDEKLRQKSGSYYTPREVVEEMVRLTEDVLRTRLGLSDGYADESVRIVDPAMGTGTYLHTVIEHVAAWAAENIGPGATPDAIGDLAKRLIGFELQMGPFAVAELRTSDLLKRHQAVAPPDGMKLFVTDTLDDPYLAEETLASTYGVISESRKRANRVKASTPVTVAIGNPPYDDKAKGRGGWVEKGTPAQGVAPIEAFKWPGNGRYEHVLKNLYVYFWRWATWKVFDAHPQDQQGVVCFITPSGFTTGPGGRGMRDYLRRTCDEGWIIDLSPEGHRPDVASRIFPGVAQPLAICVFVRSKDTDPERPARIHYRAVHGKRGVKYRQLKEIRLDDDGWQDTHSDAIRPFRPTTETGWEDYPALHDLFCWGSLGITANRSWVNGPSRQVLEKRWARLIHENDPAKKAELLKETRDRSLHASRDPLPGQPKHTQELADETDLAPDLVRIAMRSFDRQWLISDSRVIDFARPALWEAMQPDQLFLNQQSSHEIETGPAIVATSLLPDTHHFNGRGGKVMPILHPDGTPNVHPRLLAYLAAELGLDHVTVHDLAAYAAAVAGHAGFTKRFTEELLTPGVRLPLTRDSALWYEAVQLGKRLLWASTYGERYVDPEDGRPAGDVLFPLGDARRLRYDQHIGAEVPAEIRYAELTGTLHLGGGHVSPVPAEVWNYDVGGMQIVKKWFGYRKANPNSRKTSPLDDLHVESWPADWSRELRELLSVLRRLVDLAPTQQGLLDRVLAAPTITTIDLEKVGILPVADKARKPHRRVVLPTEAGEEA; encoded by the coding sequence TTGACGCAGGAGCAGTTCGGCTGGCTCTCGGAAGCCATATCGACCTTCGGTGCGTCGTGCAAGGACATGGTGAACGGACCGGGCGACCCCGAGGCGTCCATCCGCCCGCCGATGCAGAAGCTCCTAGAGACTGTGGGCAGTCACGATGCCTTGGACGGCGTTCTGTGGCACTCGGAAACGCCCCTGCGTGATGTAGGTGTGCGCCCCGACTATGCGGTCGAGGTACACGGCGACATCGTCGGTTACATCGAGGTCAAGCGCCCCGGTCATCCTGTTGATCCGGAGAAGTTCACGGGGCGTAACAAGAAGCAGTGGGAGCGACTGCGCGACCTGCCGAACGTGCTCTACACCAACGGCACGGAGTGGCGGCTTTTCCGCACCGGGGAGCAGATCGGCACTCCGGTCGTCTTCGAGGGCGACTTGGCCAGTGCAGGACGGTCGTTAACCGCCCGTGAGCCTGCAGCGTTCAACAGCCTCCTGCGGACCTTCCTGCACTGGGTTCCCGAGCCAATCCGCCAAGCCTCCGCTCTGGTTCGGCGCACTGCGCCGCTGTGCCGCCTCCTGCGCGCGGCGGTCCTGGAGCAACTGGAGTTCGAGGGGCGGTATGCGGCGGAGGGCGCGCGTCCTGAGGAGTTGCGGTTCACGGGGCTGAAGAACGACTGGCGCAAGCTGCTCTTTCCGACGGCCGATGATGCCACCTTCGCCGACGGTTATGCCCAGGCAGTGACTTTCGCTCTGCTGCTGGCACGCACCGAGGACATCTCCTTGAAGGGGGTGGGGCTGCATGAGGTCGGTCGGCGGCTGGATGCCGGACATGCCTTGATGGGCAAAGCCCTTCAGCTCCTCACCGACAACATCACGGTGAGCTTCGAGGTCAGCCTCGATCTGCTGATTCAGGTGATTGACGCGGTTGACTGGGCGGCGATTCGTAAGGGCCGGCGGGATGCATATCTGCACCTGTACGAGTCGTTCCTGGAGGTGTACGACGAGAAGCTGCGGCAGAAGAGCGGCTCGTACTACACCCCGCGCGAAGTGGTTGAGGAGATGGTGCGCCTCACCGAGGACGTGCTGCGTACCCGCTTGGGCCTCTCGGACGGATATGCGGACGAGAGCGTGCGCATCGTCGATCCAGCGATGGGGACGGGCACCTACCTTCACACGGTCATTGAGCATGTCGCCGCGTGGGCGGCGGAGAACATCGGCCCTGGTGCAACGCCGGATGCGATAGGTGATCTGGCGAAGCGTCTGATTGGGTTCGAGCTGCAGATGGGGCCCTTTGCTGTCGCCGAGCTGCGGACGTCGGATCTACTTAAGCGGCATCAAGCGGTCGCACCGCCGGATGGGATGAAGCTGTTCGTCACCGATACGTTGGACGACCCTTATCTGGCCGAGGAAACCCTCGCCTCGACGTATGGGGTGATCTCGGAGTCCCGTAAACGGGCGAACCGGGTGAAGGCCAGCACGCCAGTCACCGTGGCGATCGGCAACCCTCCCTACGACGACAAGGCCAAGGGCCGCGGCGGCTGGGTCGAGAAGGGCACACCCGCGCAGGGCGTGGCTCCCATCGAGGCTTTCAAGTGGCCTGGCAACGGGCGCTATGAGCACGTGCTGAAGAACCTCTACGTCTACTTCTGGCGCTGGGCGACGTGGAAGGTCTTCGACGCCCATCCACAGGATCAGCAGGGAGTCGTCTGCTTCATTACGCCCTCTGGCTTCACCACTGGGCCCGGCGGGCGTGGCATGCGGGACTACCTGCGGCGCACCTGTGACGAGGGCTGGATCATCGACCTGTCTCCAGAAGGGCACCGCCCGGATGTGGCCAGCCGGATTTTCCCGGGTGTCGCCCAGCCGCTGGCCATCTGCGTTTTTGTCCGCAGTAAAGACACCGACCCTGAGCGACCCGCCCGTATCCATTACCGCGCCGTACACGGCAAGCGAGGCGTCAAGTACCGCCAGCTCAAGGAGATCCGACTGGACGACGACGGCTGGCAGGACACGCACTCGGATGCCATCCGCCCCTTCCGTCCCACCACTGAGACGGGGTGGGAGGATTACCCTGCTCTCCACGATCTCTTCTGCTGGGGGAGCCTGGGCATCACTGCCAATCGGTCCTGGGTCAACGGCCCCAGCAGGCAGGTGCTTGAGAAGCGATGGGCGCGTCTGATCCACGAAAACGATCCGGCCAAGAAGGCGGAGCTGCTCAAGGAGACAAGGGACCGTTCGCTGCACGCCAGCAGGGATCCGTTGCCCGGGCAGCCTAAGCACACCCAGGAGCTCGCGGACGAAACAGACCTGGCACCTGACCTGGTGCGTATCGCCATGCGAAGCTTCGACCGGCAGTGGCTGATCTCTGATAGCCGTGTCATCGACTTCGCCCGGCCTGCATTGTGGGAAGCCATGCAGCCAGATCAGCTCTTCCTGAACCAGCAGTCCTCGCACGAGATCGAAACCGGGCCGGCGATCGTCGCTACCTCCCTGCTCCCTGACACCCACCATTTCAACGGCCGTGGTGGCAAGGTCATGCCGATCCTCCATCCGGACGGTACCCCCAACGTGCATCCACGCCTCCTCGCGTACCTCGCCGCCGAACTTGGCCTTGACCACGTCACGGTGCACGATCTGGCTGCATACGCGGCGGCTGTTGCCGGGCACGCCGGGTTCACCAAGCGGTTCACCGAGGAGCTCCTCACCCCGGGCGTGCGGCTGCCGCTCACCCGCGATTCCGCCCTGTGGTACGAAGCGGTGCAACTGGGCAAACGCCTCTTGTGGGCCTCGACGTACGGGGAGCGCTATGTCGATCCAGAAGATGGCCGACCGGCCGGAGACGTCCTCTTTCCGCTAGGCGATGCGCGTCGGCTCCGTTACGACCAGCACATAGGGGCGGAAGTCCCCGCCGAAATCCGGTACGCCGAGTTGACCGGCACCCTGCACTTGGGCGGCGGGCACGTCAGCCCTGTCCCCGCCGAGGTATGGAACTACGACGTCGGCGGCATGCAGATCGTCAAGAAATGGTTCGGCTACCGAAAAGCCAACCCCAACAGCCGCAAGACCAGCCCCTTGGACGACCTGCATGTCGAGTCCTGGCCAGCTGACTGGTCGCGGGAGCTCAGAGAACTGCTCTCCGTGCTGCGCCGACTTGTTGACCTCGCGCCCACCCAGCAGGGCCTGCTGGACCGCGTCCTCGCCGCTCCCACTATTACTACAATCGACCTTGAGAAGGTCGGCATCCTGCCGGTCGCCGACAAGGCCCGCAAACCTCACCGCCGAGTCGTACTCCCCACTGAGGCCGGCGAGGAGGCGTAG
- a CDS encoding NUDIX domain-containing protein, whose translation MTHTPPAWPVSVKGVALDVRGRVLLLKNERDEWELPGGRLEAADISPECTVERELQEESGWRVKAGPLLDVWIYQPLPQTRPERRVLIVTYGCTVLTPEVDPVLSHEHQQIGLFTEAEVPELTMPEGYKESIATWYGRM comes from the coding sequence ATGACGCACACGCCCCCCGCCTGGCCCGTCTCCGTCAAAGGCGTCGCCCTGGACGTGCGCGGTCGGGTGCTGCTGCTGAAGAACGAACGTGACGAGTGGGAGCTGCCCGGCGGCCGACTGGAGGCAGCAGATATCAGCCCCGAGTGCACGGTGGAGCGCGAACTGCAGGAAGAGTCCGGTTGGAGGGTCAAGGCGGGGCCGCTGCTGGACGTCTGGATCTACCAGCCGCTTCCGCAGACCCGCCCGGAACGACGCGTCCTGATCGTCACCTATGGCTGCACGGTCCTCACGCCGGAAGTGGACCCGGTGCTCAGCCATGAGCACCAGCAGATCGGACTGTTCACGGAGGCCGAGGTCCCGGAACTCACCATGCCCGAGGGGTATAAGGAGTCCATCGCCACTTGGTACGGGCGGATGTAA
- the soxR gene encoding redox-sensitive transcriptional activator SoxR, which produces MTSTSDLLTIGELAARSGLATSALRYYEELGLIHSQRTTGRQRRFARSTLRRVAFIRAAQQVGLSLDETRAALDRLPADRAPNATQWNAVARTWSHRIDQQIADLERLKRRLTGCIGCGCLSLRKCSLYNPSDTASTHGPGARYLLGDELPPSDHPA; this is translated from the coding sequence ATGACGTCGACCTCCGACCTCCTCACCATCGGTGAACTGGCCGCCCGCAGCGGCCTGGCCACCTCGGCCCTGCGCTACTACGAGGAACTCGGCCTGATCCACTCCCAGCGCACCACCGGCCGCCAGCGCCGCTTCGCCCGCTCCACCCTTCGGCGCGTCGCCTTCATCCGGGCCGCCCAGCAGGTCGGCCTCTCCCTCGACGAAACCCGCGCCGCCCTCGACCGCCTCCCCGCCGACCGCGCCCCCAACGCCACCCAGTGGAACGCCGTCGCGCGCACCTGGTCCCACCGCATCGACCAGCAGATCGCCGACCTGGAACGGCTGAAGCGCAGACTCACCGGCTGCATCGGCTGTGGCTGTCTGTCCCTGCGCAAATGCTCCCTCTACAACCCCTCCGACACCGCCTCCACCCACGGCCCAGGTGCCCGCTACCTCCTCGGCGACGAATTGCCACCATCCGACCACCCAGCGTGA
- a CDS encoding transketolase family protein, translated as MDTMRERFASTVSRLLDDDPRLAVVLAEIGMADFAGAQRAHPDRVINVGIREQLLVGVGGGLALTGMRPILHTFASFLVERPFEQLKLDFGHQGTGGVLVSAAGSYDWPAGGFTHMSPGDIALLDTLDGWTMHVPGHPDEAESLLRHAAAADDPVYVRLSAHTNAAPRPVAPGRLLTVREGRGGVVIAVGPMLDNVLAAVEGLDVTVLYATTVRPLDERSLRAAVGRGAGAGAGAEVVLVEPYLAGTSTTAVNDALADRPHRVLGLGIGRRELRRYGTIDEHLAGQGLDPGSLRQRISGFLVR; from the coding sequence ATGGACACCATGCGTGAGCGCTTCGCCTCCACCGTCTCCCGTCTGCTCGACGACGACCCCCGGCTGGCCGTCGTGCTCGCCGAGATCGGCATGGCCGACTTCGCTGGCGCCCAGCGTGCTCATCCCGATCGTGTGATCAACGTGGGCATCCGGGAGCAGCTGCTGGTCGGGGTGGGCGGTGGGCTGGCGCTGACCGGGATGCGGCCGATTCTGCACACGTTCGCCAGCTTTCTGGTCGAGCGCCCCTTCGAGCAGCTCAAGCTGGACTTCGGGCACCAGGGCACGGGCGGGGTGCTGGTGAGCGCGGCCGGTTCCTACGACTGGCCCGCGGGCGGCTTCACCCATATGTCGCCCGGGGACATCGCCCTGCTGGACACCCTCGACGGCTGGACCATGCATGTGCCCGGCCACCCCGACGAGGCCGAGTCCCTGCTGCGGCACGCCGCCGCGGCGGACGACCCGGTCTACGTCCGGCTGTCGGCCCACACCAACGCCGCGCCGCGCCCCGTCGCACCCGGCCGTCTCCTGACCGTTCGGGAGGGGCGCGGCGGCGTGGTGATCGCGGTCGGGCCGATGCTCGACAACGTGCTCGCCGCCGTCGAGGGGCTGGATGTGACCGTGCTGTACGCCACGACCGTCCGCCCCCTCGACGAGCGCTCGCTGCGCGCCGCCGTCGGGAGGGGCGCCGGGGCGGGCGCAGGAGCGGAGGTCGTGCTCGTCGAGCCGTATCTCGCCGGCACCTCGACCACCGCCGTCAACGACGCCCTCGCCGATCGGCCGCACCGGGTGCTCGGGCTCGGCATCGGACGGCGCGAGCTGCGCCGCTACGGCACCATCGACGAGCATCTCGCCGGTCAGGGGCTGGACCCCGGCTCGCTCCGGCAGCGCATCTCAGGCTTCCTGGTCCGGTGA